The sequence ATCTACGCCTTCAAGGGCCAAAAACAGGGTCTCGAATCGGGCTTTTCGCGAGCCTCGGAATCGGCCTTCACACGCCTTGAAAACCGGCAGAAAAACCCTATCTGCTCAAAGGGTTGCCGGAAGATACTTTGCGCTAGGCGCAAGCGGTCTTTCATGGCACAAATAGGCTCGCAAATCAGCGCCTTTTGCGCCGCTGATTCGGGCGACATTTCGAAGGCCTCTCATGACAGAACCTGCTCGGCAGCCCGCTGCCGAAAACGAGCCCTCCAATCCGAGCGAATACGGTGCGGAATCGATCCGCGTGCTCAAGGGTCTCGACGCCGTCCGCAAGCGCCCGGGCATGTATATCGGCGACACCGACGACGGCTCAGGCCTGCACCACATGGTGTACGAGGTCGTCGACAACGCGATCGACGAAGCGCTCGCGGGCCACGCATCGCGCGTCGACGTGATCCTCAACGCCGACAATTCCGTCACCGTGCGCGACGACGGCCGCGGCATTCCCGTCGACATCCACAAGGGCGAAGGCATCTCGGCGGCCGAAGTCATCATGACCCAGCTGCACGCCGGCGGTAAGTTCGACCAGAACTCCTACAAGGTCTCCGGCGGCCTGCACGGCGTCGGTGTCTCCGTCGTCAACGCGCTGTCGAGCAAGCTGGGCTTGCGCATCTGGCGCGACGACAAGGAACACTACATCGAGTTCGCCCATGGCGATGCTGTCGCACCGCTGAAAGTGGTTGGCGACGCTCCGGGCAAACGCGGCACCGAGGTGACGTTCCTGGCCTCGACCGAGACCTTCAAGAACATCGAATATGACTTCGCCACGCTCGAGCATCGCCTGCGCGAGCTCGCCTTCCTCAATTCCGGCGTCAACATCATCCTCTCCGACATGCGCCACGCGGTCGAGAAGCGCGAGGAGATGCACTATTCCGGCGGCGTCGAGGAATTCGTCAAATATCTCGACCGCAACAAGAAGGCACTGGTGCCGGCGCCGATCATGGTGCGCTCGGAAGCCAATGGCATCGGCGTCGAGGCCGCCTTGTGGTGGAACGACAGCTACCACGAGAACGTGCTGTGCTTCACCAACAACATCCCGCAGCGTGACGGCGGCACCCATCTCGCCGGCTTCCGCGGCGCGCTGACGCGCCAGGTCAACGGCTATGCCGAGGCCAACGCGAAGAAGGAAAAGATCGCGCTGACCGGCGACGACTGCCGCGAGGGCCTCACCGCCGTGCTGTCGGTGAAGGTGCCGGACCCGAAGTTCTCGTCGCAGACCAAGGACAAGCTGGTGTCCTCGGAAGTGCGTCCCGTGGTCGAGAACGTCCTCAACGAGGCGCTCCAGGCCTGGTTCGAGGAGCACCCGAGCGAAGCCAAGATGATCGTCGGCAAGGTGATCCAGGCCGCGGCCGCCCGCGAAGCTGCGCGAAAGGCGCGCGAGCTGACACGCAAGAGTCCGCTCTCGGTCTCCTCGCTGCCCGGCAAACTCGCCGACTGCCAGGAAAAGGATCCGGCCAAGTCCGAGCTCTTCATCGTCGAGGGTGACTCGGCAGGCGGCAGCGCCAAGCAGGGCCGCAACCGCGAATTCCAGGCGGTGCTGCCGCTGCGCGGCAAGATCCTCAACGTCGAACGCGTCCGCCCCGACAAGATGCTGTCATCGGAGCAGATCGGCACGCTGATCACCGCGCTCGGCACCGGCATCAGCGACGACTTCTCGGTCGAGAAGCTGCGCTATCACAAGATCATCGTGATGACGGACGCCGACGTCGACGGCGCTCACATCCGCACGCTGCTGCTGACGTTCTTCTACCGGCAGATGCGCGACATCATCGACGGCGGCTATCTCTATATCGCCCAGCCGCCGCTCTATAAGGTCTCGCGCGGCAAGTCCGAGCAGTACCTGAAGGACGAGCGCGCGCTGGAAGACTATCTGATCGACGCCGGGCTCGATGACTGCGTGTACATCCCCGGCACCGGCGGCGACCGTTCCGGGCGCGATCTGCGCGCGCTGGTCGACGATGCCCGCGTGGTCCGCAGCATTTTGCGCAATCTGCACAGCCGCTATAACCGCAAGGTGGTCGAGCAGGCCGCAATCACCGGCGTGCTGAACAAGTCGATCTACGGCAATCCGGAGAATGCCGCGGCCGCCGCGCAATACATTGCGAGCCGGCTGGACAACCAGGCCGAGGAAGTCGAACGCGGCTGGGTGGGCCAATTCGTCGAGGGCCAGGGTTTCCTGTTCGAGCGCACCGTGCGCGGCGTCAAGGAAGCGGCCATGATCGACGATGCGCTGCTCGGCTCCGCCGAGGCCCGCAAGCTCGACGAGTACACGACCAAGCTCCAGGACGTCTACGCCCGTTCCGGCAAGCTGCGGCGCAAGGACAGTGAGCACGTGGTCCACGGCCCGTCCGACCTGTTCGAGGCGGTCACCGATTCCGGCCGTAAGGGCATCACGCTGCAGCGCTACAAAGGTCTCGGCGAGATGAATCCGGAGCAGTTGTGGGAGACCACGCTCGACACCGAGGTGCGCTCGCTGCTGCAGGTGAAGGTCAAGGAGGTCGACGAGGCCGACGACATCTTCACCAAGCTGATGGGCGACGTGGTCGAGCCGCGCCGCGACTTCATTCAGGAACATTCGCTGAGCGCGACGATCGATATCTGAGGCGGTTGGCTTTGGACGCTCGCTAGCGGCGCACTCGCTGCAACCTCTCCCGCTTGCGGGGGAGGTCGGCGCGGAGCGCCGGGTGGGGGCTTTCTCCTCGCGGGGATATTCTCCGCAAACCTCAACAAATCCCACCGCTGAAGCACCCCACCCCAACCCTCCCCCGCAAGCGGGAGAGGGGGCGCACCACCTTCAAGGCAACACCACCTCCCTGAACCTCCCCACCGGGCACCGCGACAAAATGGCGTAGCTGGCACTGGAAGAGGTCCAAGCCAATGTTGTCGACGTTAGCCGCCCAGCGCCAAATGTACGTGCAGCAGGCCTTCGAATTGGCCGAGCTGTTTGGTCTCGAAACCCGCAACAAGTATCGTATCTGCGACGAAAGTGGTCGCGATCTGCTCTATGCGGCCGAACAGCAAAAGGGACTTCTCGGCTTCCTGGGGCGCCAGGTGTTTGGCCATTGGCGCTCTTTTGAGATCCATTTTTTCGACAACGCCCGACAGCAGGTCATGCGCGGGGTTCATCCCTTCCGCTGGTTCTTTCAGTGTCTGGAGCTGCATTCGCGCGACGGCCGCCTCATCGGCACCATCGAGCGTCAGTTTTCGATCCTCACCAAGACCTTCCATGTCATCGATGCGCAGGGCAGAGTGGTGCTCGAGGTCAGCTCGCCATTTTGGCGCGTGTGGACGTTTCCGTTCATGCGCGGAGCGAACGAGCACGCGCGCGTTGCGAAAAAATGGTCCGGCCTTGCCTCTGAGCTGTTTACAGACCGCGATAGTTTTCTCGTGGAGTATCTGGACCCCGGCCTGACCGAAGATGAGCGAGCGCTGGTTCTCGCAGCCGCGATCTACATCGACCTCATGTACTTCGAGGTCAAAGGCGAGGGCGGCGCAATCAATTGGCTCCGCAATTGACCTCCTGAACCTCGCCACCTGCCGTCACGACGAAAGAGCGTAAGGCCATCGGCCAATTCCGGCCGGGAAACGTGATGTCATGAGCGCCCCCGCATTGAGGCCCACCCTGCCCTCCCGCCGGCTCGGTATCATCGGCAGCATTGTCGGTGTGCTGGCGCTGATGGCGGCCGTGTTGCCGCATTGGGTGGTGCCGATGGTGTTTCCGCCACCGCCAGCGGACCAGGTCATCGTCGACACCGGCCATCGCATCAAGGACCGCCTGATGGCGCGGGTGAAGGGCGTCGAGTATCAGGCGCCGAAGGTCGAGAAATCCGCCGGACGCAGCTGGAGCGAGACCGCTTCCGCGACTGCGATCTCGCTCGGCCTGCTCGCCATTTTGCTGTCGGTTCTCTCGCTGATCTTCCGGGAAGAGCGGCTCCTCGCCGGCGTCGCGGCCGTCCTCGGCACCGGCGCCATCGCAATCGAAATCTCCTTCGTCATGATCGGCGCGCTGATCCTGATCGCGATCCTCTATGTGGTGGGGAATATCATCGGCCTGCTCTAGGGCCATTTGCCACAAGCTCCCGTCCCCATCCTGAGGAGCCCGCGACAGCGGGCGTCTCGAAGGATGGCCGCGGGCGGCATAGGGGCCTGCATGGTTCGAGACGCGCGTTCCGCGCTCCTCACCATGAGGGGCTAGCAGCCGCCTCGGAGCTGGCCGCCGGGCCTTCGAACCACCGCCCAGCACAATTGCTACCGCGCTCAATTCCCTATAGTTTCCGCCTCCAAAGCAGCCCGCCCCAACCCATCAGGACGGAGAAATCCCGTGGCGCCCATCCAGTACATCGTCGAGGGCGGTCACCGGCTCTCGGGCTCGATCGAGCCGTCCGGCAACAAGAATTCGGCGCTGCCGATCATCGCCGCCGCCCTGCTCACCGAGCATCCGGTGACGCTGGAGAACGTGCCGCGGATCCGCGACACCGAGACGCTGGTCGAGCTGATCCGCTCGGTCGGCGCGTCCGCGGAATGGACGGGGCGCAACACGCTTCATATCCACGCCAAGAGCATCCGCGCCGCCGACCTCGATCCCGAGCTGTGCGTCCGCATCCGGGCCTCGATCCTGCTCGCCGGTCCCCTGCTGGCCCGCTGCGGCGAGGTGATGCTGCCGCCGCCCGGCGGCGACGTCATCGGCCGGCGCCGGCTCGACACCCATGTGCTGGCGCTCGAACAGCTCGGCGCGAAGGTCACCGCGACCGACCGGCTCGAATTCCGCGCGGCCAGGCTCGCCGGTGCCGACGTGTTCCTGGACGAGCCGAGCGTGACCGCGACCGAGAACGCGCTGGTGGCGGCGGTCGCCGCGGACGGCGTCACATACCTGCGCAACGCCGCGTCCGAGCCGCATGTGCAGGACCTCGCCAACTTCCTGGTCGCGCTCGGCGCGAAGATCGAGGGCATCGGCACCAACACCATGGTCATTCATGGGCCGGCGACGCTCGGGGAAACGACCTACCGGATCCAGCCCGACCATATCGAGGTCGGCTCGCTGATCGGCCTTGCCGCCGTGACGCGCTCACAGCTTCGCATCGTGCGGGCGGGCGTCGAGCACCTGCGCTCGATCCGCATGGGTTTCGAGCGGCTCGGCATCGTCTGCCGGGTCGAGGGCGACGATCTGATCGTGCCCTCGAACCAGACATTGAAGATCCAGGACGATTTCGGCGGCCATGTGCCGAAGCTGGAGGACCAGCCCTGGCCGGCCTTCCCGGCCGATTTGATGTCGATCGCGATCGTCACCGCCACGCAATGCGAGGGCGTGATCCTGATGTTCGAGAAGATGTTCGAATCCAGGATGTTCTTCGTCGACAAGCTGATCGCGATGGGCGCGCGCATCGTGCTGTGCGACCCGCACCGCGCCATCATCGCCGGCCCCAGCCGCCTGCGCGGCGCATCGATGATCTCGCCCGACATCCGCGCCGGCATGGCGATGCTGCTCGCGGCCGTGTGTGCCGAGGGCACCTCCACGATCAACAATGCCGACCAGATCGAGCGCGGCTATGAGCGCATCGAGGAACGGCTGAACGCGCTGGGCGCGAAGATCAAGCGCGTGCCTGAAAGGAAGAGCTGAGGGCTCTTTCTTCCTTCTCCCCTTGTGGGAGAAGGTGGCGCGAAGCGCCGGATGAGGGGTTCTATCCACTCGCAAGATTGCTCGTAAGGATAGAGACCCCTCACCCGTCTCGCCGCTACGCGGCGAGCCACCCTCTCCCACAAGGGGCCTGTTGCGTAATTCGCCAGTTGTGATTCCCTAGGGCAAAGCCTTGAGGGGATGACGATGGCGGTTAAGCGGACGGGACAGCCGAGCTTTGTGGAAGCACTGATGCCGAAGGGGGCCGGCGCCAATGCAGCGCTGGATCGGCTGGCTGGCCTGGTCAAGTGGTACCGGTTCGAGAAGCTGATCGGCCATCTGCGGGATGAAGGGAGCCCCGGTCGTCCAGGCTATCCGGTGCTGGTGCTGTTTCGTGCGGTGCTGTTGCAGTCGCTCTATGGTCTTTCGGAACGCGAACTCGAGGAAGCGTTGGGCGACCGGTTGTCGTTCAAGCGCTTCGTCGGTTTGAGCCTCGAAGATGCGACGCCCGACCACACGGTTCTGAACCGCTTCCGGAACCAGCTCGTCGAACAAGGGCTGTTGGAGAAGCTGTTTGGCGAGCTGGATCGCCAGCTCGAGAATGCCGGGGTCATCCTCAAGCGCGGCACGATGCTGGATGCGACCTTGATCCAGGCGGTGTCAACCCCTCCGAAGCAGGATCGTCCCTCAAACGACCCAGATGCCCGGTTTACCAAGCGGCAGGGCAAGGGTGGTTCGACCTTCGGCTACAAGGCTCACATGGGTGTCGACGAGGGATCCGGCCTGATCCGCGCAGTCCTGACCACGCCCGCCAATGTCAACGACACAACGCCGGCCGACGAACTGATCCGTGGCGATGAAGCCGTGGTGTGGGCCGATGCAGCCTACGACACCCATGCCCGACGGGCTCGGCTGAAAGCGGAAGGCAAGAAGCCCCGCATCGCCCGTCGTCCCAACCGACATCACCCGGAGCTACCGCCTCGGCTCAAACGCTACAACCTCCTCATCGCGCGCCGACGAGCCCAGGTCGAGACCACCTTCGCCACTCTCAAACGCCGCATGCGGCTGACCTGCATCCGCTATGTCGGTCTCATGAAGGCAAGCGGGCAGGTCCTGCTTGCCTCCATCGCGTTCAACATGAGGCGCTGGGCCGCGCTCGCCGCCTGAGACGCCCGCCAAGGGCACCAAGTACAGATCTCGGCCTGACAATCGGCGTCAACACAGCCCTCTCTCCCTACGTCTCCTGCCTCAAAAGGCCGTAGCGCAACAGGCCCACAAGGGGAGAGGGAAAAAGAAGCCCGCACCTCGCACAATATCGTAGGGTGGGCAAAGCGAAGCGTGCCCACGGCTTCCATTATTGTATTTGATAGTGGCGGGCACGGCGCAAGTGCGCCTTTGCCCACCCTGCGATTCCGAGTTCGCGGAGAGATACCGTGAAGCGGCAACCTCGCGCATCAATCTCGTGCGCCGGACGCAGCACAGCACATCAGTGATGCGCTGCTGAGCCGGGGCCCATGCGACTACGAGCTACGCCTGGGGCTTCTGGGTGCCGGCTCGCGCTGCGCGCGTCCGGGACACGTGGGCCATGTTTTCGACGTGTGGCTGTGCTAGTGAGCCGCCATGCTCGACACCGTCCAACATCATGCACAGCCGCAAGCCGGCGTGCCGCAGGGCCATCTCGCTGCGGAATTCGGCGAGACGCTGCGGCTGGCCGTGCCGATGATGCTGACGCAGCTCGGGCAGATCGCGATGATCACGACCGATCTCGCGATGATCGGACACCTCGGCGAGAGCGCTGTCGCCGCGGCCGCGCTGGCACATACGGTCTATTTCGTCAGCTTCACCTTCGGGCTCGGACTGATGTCCGCGGTGTCGCCGCTGGCGGCGCAGGCGTTCGGCGCCGGCGACGTCAGGCGGATCCGCCGCTCCCTGCGCGTCGGGCTGTGGGCGGCGCTGCTGATCTCGCTGCCGATGATGGCTTCGCCGCTCTATGGCGAGCAGATCCTGCTCGCGCTCGGCCAGGTGCCGCAATCGGCCGCGCTGGCGCAGCGCTACCTGAACGGCCTTGCCTGGGGCATCGCACCTGCGCTCGGCTTCATCGCGCTGCGCAGCATGATGAGCGCGGTGAACCGGCCGCAGGCGCCGCTGTGGATCACGGTCGCGGCGATCCCGATCAATGCCGCGCTGGTCTACGCCTTGATCAATGGCCTGTTCGGCCTGCCGGAGCTCGGCCTGTTCGGCGCGGGCCTTGCGACCACGCTGGTCAATCTCGGCACCTTCCTCGCCGCGCTCGCCATCGCCGGGCTGCGCAAGCCGCTCGCCGACTATCATCCGCTCGCCCGTCTCTGGCGGATCGACTGGCCCTTGATGCGCCAGCTCGTCGCGGTCGGCGCGCCGATCTCGTTTTCCCTTCTGCTGGAATATGGCCTGTTCTCCTCGGCCGCGCTGCTGATGGGACTGATCTCGACCACGGCGCTGGCCGCGCACCAGATCGCGCTGCAGGTCACGGCAGTGCTGTTCATGGTGCCGCTTGGCATCGGCATGGCGGCAACGGTGCGCGTCGGCCATGCCTTCGGCCGCGACGACATGGTCGCGGTGAGGCGCGCGGGTCTCGTCGCAGCGGTGCTCGGGATCGCCTTCGTCTCGGCCCTGACCATCGCGATCGTTCTCGGCCGCTACGAGCTCGGACGGCTGTTCTTCGGCCGCAGCGAAGCCAGCGCGGCAACGGTCGAGCTGACGGCGACATTGCTGCTGGTCGGCGCGAGCTTCTTCATCGCCGACGGCCTGCAGACCATCATGGGCGGCGCGCTGCGCGGCATCAACGACACCCGGATGACGCTGGTGTTCGCGGCGATCGGCTATTGGTGTGTCGCTTTCCCCATCGGCTGGGTGCTGGCCTTCAACGCCCACCTTGGCGCGGTCGGGGTCTGGATCGGATTCTCGATCGGCTCGTTCGTCTATGCCGGCCTTCTGATCTTGCGCTTCCGGATGCTGACGCGCAAACTGGCGGGATGATCGGGACAGTCCGCGAAGTCACCCCCAATGTCGACGCCGGTACGATGCTGGCAGGCGCGCAGTTCATCGACGCGTTCACCGTGGAGATCGGCACGGCGCCGGTCATCAACGCGCGCGAGGCCTGCACCAGGATGGTGCTGCACGGGCCGCGCTGGATCGACGTGCTGCTGCGCCTGCGCAACATCCTGGTGACGCCGTTCGGGCTGAAGAAATCGGGCCAGGGCGAGCATGCGCCTGGCGGCCTGATCGGCTTGTTTCCGGTGTTGAGCGAGACGCCGGAGCGGCTGGTCGCGGGCTTCAACGATTCCCATCTCGACTTCCGTATCGTGGTCGATGTCGCCGGCGATGCGGCACGCCGCCAGGCGACGTTGACCACGCTGGTGCGGACCAACAATCTGCTCGGCCGGACCTACCTCACCCTCATCACGCCCTTCCACAAGCTCGTGGCCCGCGGCATGATGGGCAGGATCGTGGAGCCGGCCCGATGACGTTCTCCGTCGACCTCTTCTACTCCTACCGCAGTCCGTTCAGCTATCTGGCGCTGCCGAAGACGCTGAGGCTCGTCACGGAGTATGACCTCGCGGTGAATTTGCGGCCGGTCTATCCGCTCGCGGTCCGCGTGCCCGGATTCTTCAAGACGGCCAGCCCGAACTTCATTCGCTATGTGGTGCTCGACAGCACGCGCGTGG is a genomic window of Bradyrhizobium sp. CB1717 containing:
- a CDS encoding MATE family efflux transporter, with product MLDTVQHHAQPQAGVPQGHLAAEFGETLRLAVPMMLTQLGQIAMITTDLAMIGHLGESAVAAAALAHTVYFVSFTFGLGLMSAVSPLAAQAFGAGDVRRIRRSLRVGLWAALLISLPMMASPLYGEQILLALGQVPQSAALAQRYLNGLAWGIAPALGFIALRSMMSAVNRPQAPLWITVAAIPINAALVYALINGLFGLPELGLFGAGLATTLVNLGTFLAALAIAGLRKPLADYHPLARLWRIDWPLMRQLVAVGAPISFSLLLEYGLFSSAALLMGLISTTALAAHQIALQVTAVLFMVPLGIGMAATVRVGHAFGRDDMVAVRRAGLVAAVLGIAFVSALTIAIVLGRYELGRLFFGRSEASAATVELTATLLLVGASFFIADGLQTIMGGALRGINDTRMTLVFAAIGYWCVAFPIGWVLAFNAHLGAVGVWIGFSIGSFVYAGLLILRFRMLTRKLAG
- the gyrB gene encoding DNA topoisomerase (ATP-hydrolyzing) subunit B codes for the protein MTEPARQPAAENEPSNPSEYGAESIRVLKGLDAVRKRPGMYIGDTDDGSGLHHMVYEVVDNAIDEALAGHASRVDVILNADNSVTVRDDGRGIPVDIHKGEGISAAEVIMTQLHAGGKFDQNSYKVSGGLHGVGVSVVNALSSKLGLRIWRDDKEHYIEFAHGDAVAPLKVVGDAPGKRGTEVTFLASTETFKNIEYDFATLEHRLRELAFLNSGVNIILSDMRHAVEKREEMHYSGGVEEFVKYLDRNKKALVPAPIMVRSEANGIGVEAALWWNDSYHENVLCFTNNIPQRDGGTHLAGFRGALTRQVNGYAEANAKKEKIALTGDDCREGLTAVLSVKVPDPKFSSQTKDKLVSSEVRPVVENVLNEALQAWFEEHPSEAKMIVGKVIQAAAAREAARKARELTRKSPLSVSSLPGKLADCQEKDPAKSELFIVEGDSAGGSAKQGRNREFQAVLPLRGKILNVERVRPDKMLSSEQIGTLITALGTGISDDFSVEKLRYHKIIVMTDADVDGAHIRTLLLTFFYRQMRDIIDGGYLYIAQPPLYKVSRGKSEQYLKDERALEDYLIDAGLDDCVYIPGTGGDRSGRDLRALVDDARVVRSILRNLHSRYNRKVVEQAAITGVLNKSIYGNPENAAAAAQYIASRLDNQAEEVERGWVGQFVEGQGFLFERTVRGVKEAAMIDDALLGSAEARKLDEYTTKLQDVYARSGKLRRKDSEHVVHGPSDLFEAVTDSGRKGITLQRYKGLGEMNPEQLWETTLDTEVRSLLQVKVKEVDEADDIFTKLMGDVVEPRRDFIQEHSLSATIDI
- a CDS encoding DUF2867 domain-containing protein, producing MIGTVREVTPNVDAGTMLAGAQFIDAFTVEIGTAPVINAREACTRMVLHGPRWIDVLLRLRNILVTPFGLKKSGQGEHAPGGLIGLFPVLSETPERLVAGFNDSHLDFRIVVDVAGDAARRQATLTTLVRTNNLLGRTYLTLITPFHKLVARGMMGRIVEPAR
- a CDS encoding phospholipid scramblase-related protein, whose protein sequence is MLSTLAAQRQMYVQQAFELAELFGLETRNKYRICDESGRDLLYAAEQQKGLLGFLGRQVFGHWRSFEIHFFDNARQQVMRGVHPFRWFFQCLELHSRDGRLIGTIERQFSILTKTFHVIDAQGRVVLEVSSPFWRVWTFPFMRGANEHARVAKKWSGLASELFTDRDSFLVEYLDPGLTEDERALVLAAAIYIDLMYFEVKGEGGAINWLRN
- a CDS encoding IS5 family transposase; translation: MTMAVKRTGQPSFVEALMPKGAGANAALDRLAGLVKWYRFEKLIGHLRDEGSPGRPGYPVLVLFRAVLLQSLYGLSERELEEALGDRLSFKRFVGLSLEDATPDHTVLNRFRNQLVEQGLLEKLFGELDRQLENAGVILKRGTMLDATLIQAVSTPPKQDRPSNDPDARFTKRQGKGGSTFGYKAHMGVDEGSGLIRAVLTTPANVNDTTPADELIRGDEAVVWADAAYDTHARRARLKAEGKKPRIARRPNRHHPELPPRLKRYNLLIARRRAQVETTFATLKRRMRLTCIRYVGLMKASGQVLLASIAFNMRRWAALAA
- the murA gene encoding UDP-N-acetylglucosamine 1-carboxyvinyltransferase; the encoded protein is MAPIQYIVEGGHRLSGSIEPSGNKNSALPIIAAALLTEHPVTLENVPRIRDTETLVELIRSVGASAEWTGRNTLHIHAKSIRAADLDPELCVRIRASILLAGPLLARCGEVMLPPPGGDVIGRRRLDTHVLALEQLGAKVTATDRLEFRAARLAGADVFLDEPSVTATENALVAAVAADGVTYLRNAASEPHVQDLANFLVALGAKIEGIGTNTMVIHGPATLGETTYRIQPDHIEVGSLIGLAAVTRSQLRIVRAGVEHLRSIRMGFERLGIVCRVEGDDLIVPSNQTLKIQDDFGGHVPKLEDQPWPAFPADLMSIAIVTATQCEGVILMFEKMFESRMFFVDKLIAMGARIVLCDPHRAIIAGPSRLRGASMISPDIRAGMAMLLAAVCAEGTSTINNADQIERGYERIEERLNALGAKIKRVPERKS